In Shewanella sp. GD04112, the following proteins share a genomic window:
- the chrA gene encoding chromate efflux transporter: MSNTTELIAHQPVEAPAPVSFWEAFRFWLKLGFVSFGGPAGQIAIMHQELVERRRWISEKRFLHALNYCMVLPGPEAQQLATYIGWLMHRTWGGIVAGVLFLLPSLFILIGLSWVYIAYGDVSWVAGLFYGIKPAVTAIVVHAAHRIGSRALKNNVMWAIAAAAFVAIFALNIPFPYIVIAAALIGYLGGRFLPDYFNSGGGHGKADKSFGTALFDDHTPTPAHAMFRWSRFSMILISGALLWAVPLFALWSYFGWDHTLTQMAWFFTKAALLTFGGAYAVLPYVYQGAVGHYGWLTPTQMIDGLALGETTPGPLIMVVAFVGFIGGYVQAVFGTDMVFLAGAVAATIVTWFTFLPSFIFIFAGAPFIETTHNDLKFTAPLTAITAAVVGVILNLALFFCYHILWPEGFDGRFEWISAVIAVAAGIALFRYKMNVMKVIGMSALVGLAVSLMGIN, encoded by the coding sequence TCAGCTTTGGTGGCCCGGCAGGCCAAATAGCCATCATGCACCAGGAGCTGGTGGAGCGCCGGCGCTGGATCAGCGAAAAACGGTTTTTGCATGCGCTCAATTACTGCATGGTGTTGCCTGGTCCGGAGGCGCAACAACTTGCCACTTACATTGGCTGGTTAATGCATCGTACCTGGGGCGGTATAGTGGCGGGTGTGCTGTTTTTGTTGCCATCACTCTTCATTTTGATTGGACTCTCGTGGGTATATATCGCTTACGGCGACGTAAGTTGGGTAGCCGGTTTGTTCTACGGTATCAAACCGGCGGTGACTGCCATCGTCGTGCATGCCGCCCATCGCATTGGTTCACGCGCGTTGAAAAATAATGTGATGTGGGCGATTGCTGCCGCCGCGTTTGTGGCCATTTTTGCACTCAATATCCCATTCCCTTACATCGTGATTGCAGCGGCACTGATTGGTTATTTGGGTGGGCGGTTTCTACCTGACTACTTCAACAGCGGCGGTGGCCATGGCAAGGCTGATAAATCCTTCGGCACCGCGTTATTCGATGATCACACACCCACGCCCGCGCACGCCATGTTCCGCTGGTCGCGTTTCAGCATGATCTTGATCTCCGGTGCATTACTCTGGGCTGTTCCGCTGTTTGCACTTTGGAGTTATTTCGGTTGGGATCACACACTGACACAAATGGCCTGGTTCTTTACCAAAGCGGCACTACTCACTTTCGGTGGTGCCTATGCGGTATTGCCCTATGTTTATCAGGGTGCGGTCGGCCACTATGGTTGGCTCACGCCCACGCAAATGATCGATGGCCTCGCGCTCGGTGAAACCACACCAGGGCCGCTGATTATGGTGGTGGCCTTTGTCGGTTTTATTGGGGGATATGTACAAGCCGTATTTGGCACCGACATGGTATTTCTCGCGGGCGCAGTAGCCGCCACCATTGTCACCTGGTTTACCTTCTTGCCCTCGTTTATTTTTATTTTTGCGGGTGCCCCCTTTATTGAAACGACGCACAATGATTTGAAATTCACTGCGCCACTCACGGCCATCACGGCGGCGGTGGTAGGTGTGATCTTGAATCTCGCCCTGTTTTTCTGTTACCACATTTTGTGGCCAGAAGGCTTTGATGGGCGGTTTGAATGGATATCAGCGGTAATTGCTGTTGCAGCGGGTATCGCATTATTTCGTTACAAAATGAATGTGATGAAGGTGATTGGCATGTCGGCGCTTGTTGGGCTTGCGGTGTCGTTAATGGGGATTAATTAA